Proteins encoded within one genomic window of Jiangella mangrovi:
- a CDS encoding molybdenum cofactor biosysynthesis protein: MRGRVAGVYPVEVVGLLVSPVHAYEGRPQDGPRPDPEPAARTEVTVRAGLGLVGDRYFGRQAHRNAAVTVFDAAALDELAAALTHAGTPPERPLDPLLTRRNIILRGFAVDDLAARRPDPGAVFALDSGAGPVRFQAHRPANPCAWMDVVLAPGAFRGLRGRGGVRCTPLDDGVLRLGPATLTVE; encoded by the coding sequence GTGAGAGGTCGCGTCGCCGGCGTCTACCCCGTCGAGGTCGTCGGGCTGCTGGTCTCGCCGGTGCACGCCTACGAGGGCCGGCCGCAGGACGGGCCTCGGCCCGATCCGGAGCCGGCCGCGCGCACCGAGGTCACCGTGCGAGCCGGGCTCGGGCTGGTGGGCGACCGCTACTTCGGCCGGCAGGCGCACCGCAACGCCGCCGTGACGGTGTTCGACGCGGCCGCGCTGGACGAGCTCGCGGCCGCACTCACCCACGCCGGCACGCCGCCGGAGCGGCCGCTCGACCCCCTGCTGACCAGGCGAAACATCATCCTGCGCGGCTTCGCGGTCGACGACCTCGCGGCCCGCAGACCGGACCCCGGCGCGGTGTTCGCGCTCGACTCCGGCGCCGGCCCGGTGCGCTTCCAGGCGCACCGCCCGGCCAACCCCTGCGCCTGGATGGACGTCGTGCTGGCGCCGGGCGCGTTCCGCGGCCTGCGCGGGCGCGGCGGCGTCCGGTGCACGCCCCTCGACGACGGCGTCCTGCGGCTCGGCCCGGCAACCCTCACCGTCGAGTGA
- a CDS encoding SRPBCC family protein: MSDHAAPPALPFVDEHRLLVPAPPDVVWRALTAHVRTPEPALLHAVLATRPRRAAGTGLEPGAAVPGFAVAEVEPERRVRLTGRHRFSVYALTFTLDPAPGGTVVGARTEAAFPGPHGRIYRLLVMTSGAHRAAVGRILRDVRRRAVPSSG, encoded by the coding sequence GTGAGCGACCACGCCGCCCCGCCCGCCCTGCCGTTCGTCGACGAGCACCGGCTGCTGGTGCCGGCGCCGCCGGACGTGGTCTGGCGGGCGCTCACCGCGCACGTCCGCACCCCCGAGCCGGCGCTGCTGCACGCCGTGCTGGCGACGCGGCCGCGGCGGGCGGCCGGGACGGGGCTGGAGCCCGGCGCCGCGGTGCCCGGATTCGCCGTGGCCGAGGTCGAGCCGGAGCGCCGGGTGCGGCTGACCGGGCGGCACCGGTTCTCCGTCTATGCGCTCACGTTCACGCTGGACCCGGCGCCGGGTGGGACGGTGGTCGGCGCGCGCACCGAAGCGGCGTTCCCCGGTCCGCACGGGCGGATCTACCGTCTACTGGTCATGACCAGTGGAGCCCACAGGGCCGCCGTCGGGCGCATCCTCCGCGACGTCCGCCGCCGGGCCGTGCCGTCATCAGGCTGA
- a CDS encoding GNAT family N-acetyltransferase: protein MKIAVDDLRGPEIAAFLDEHVREMLSITPPESKHALDLDGLRRPEVTFWAVRDGGAVVGCGAIQRLDRQHAEVKSMRTAVARKRSGIASLVLGHIVDEARVMGYTRLSLETGSDEFFRPARRLYEKFGFEYCEPFAGYVPDPLSVFMTRTL, encoded by the coding sequence ATGAAGATCGCCGTCGACGACCTGCGCGGCCCTGAGATCGCCGCGTTCCTCGACGAGCACGTGCGCGAGATGCTCTCCATCACCCCGCCCGAGAGCAAGCACGCCCTCGACCTCGACGGGCTGCGCCGTCCCGAGGTGACGTTCTGGGCCGTGCGCGACGGCGGCGCCGTCGTCGGATGCGGGGCGATCCAGCGCCTCGACCGGCAGCACGCCGAGGTCAAGTCGATGCGCACCGCCGTCGCCCGCAAGCGCAGCGGCATCGCGTCGCTGGTCCTCGGGCACATCGTCGACGAGGCGCGGGTCATGGGGTACACCCGGCTCAGCCTCGAGACCGGCTCGGACGAGTTCTTCCGCCCGGCCCGCCGGCTCTACGAGAAGTTCGGGTTCGAGTACTGCGAGCCGTTCGCCGGCTATGTCCCGGACCCGCTCAGCGTCTTCATGACCCGCACCCTGTGA
- a CDS encoding MarR family winged helix-turn-helix transcriptional regulator translates to MTTTDVPPRAEWPEPGPATPAGEVFTDIALTTFRLNARLMEAAQDMAAAGGITAAWWQVLGGVLDRPRTHADIGRLMGMSRQGVRRVADLLVEQGLAEYRDNPAHRRAKLLACTEAGYWAIRRISLVQHPWAEHISSQLDLDDLRRALTTMRELVAVLEADRPADS, encoded by the coding sequence ATGACGACGACCGACGTCCCGCCGCGCGCGGAGTGGCCGGAGCCCGGGCCGGCCACTCCGGCGGGCGAGGTGTTCACCGACATCGCGCTGACGACGTTCCGGCTCAACGCCCGGCTCATGGAGGCCGCACAGGACATGGCGGCGGCCGGCGGCATCACGGCCGCGTGGTGGCAGGTGCTCGGCGGCGTCCTCGACCGGCCTCGGACGCACGCCGACATCGGCCGGCTCATGGGCATGTCGCGGCAGGGCGTGCGCCGGGTCGCCGACCTGCTGGTCGAGCAAGGCCTGGCCGAGTACCGCGACAACCCCGCACACCGCCGCGCCAAGCTGCTGGCCTGCACCGAGGCCGGCTACTGGGCCATCCGGCGCATCTCGCTGGTCCAGCACCCGTGGGCCGAGCACATCAGCTCGCAGCTGGACCTCGACGACCTGCGCCGCGCGCTGACCACCATGCGCGAGCTGGTCGCCGTCCTCGAGGCCGACCGTCCCGCCGACAGCTAG
- a CDS encoding DJ-1/PfpI family protein: MTTKTAHIALYDTLADWEIGYLLVELRTGRFTGTPWNVVAVAESAEPITTMGGLRIVPDQVLAGLDPADSDLLVLAGAAHWDEGGGSAWTDAAQRFLDAEVPVAAICGATAGLARAGLLDDRDHTSAAVEYLMAQPGYGGQDRYVDARAVVGGDVVTAGPDSPVQFARATLSRLGLASEQTLQAYEDVFHRADASAYPVLMQAH; this comes from the coding sequence ATGACCACGAAGACAGCACACATCGCTCTGTACGACACGCTCGCCGACTGGGAGATCGGATACCTGCTCGTCGAGCTGCGGACCGGCCGGTTCACCGGCACGCCCTGGAACGTCGTCGCCGTCGCCGAGTCGGCCGAGCCGATCACGACCATGGGCGGGCTGCGCATCGTCCCCGACCAGGTCCTCGCGGGCCTCGACCCGGCGGACAGCGACCTGCTGGTGCTCGCCGGCGCGGCGCACTGGGACGAGGGCGGCGGCAGCGCGTGGACCGATGCTGCCCAGCGCTTCCTCGACGCGGAGGTGCCGGTCGCCGCGATCTGTGGCGCGACGGCGGGCCTCGCGCGGGCCGGACTGCTCGACGACCGCGACCACACCAGCGCCGCGGTCGAGTACCTGATGGCGCAGCCGGGCTACGGCGGCCAGGACCGCTACGTCGACGCGCGGGCGGTCGTGGGCGGCGACGTCGTGACGGCCGGGCCGGACTCGCCGGTCCAGTTCGCCCGCGCGACGCTGAGCCGGCTCGGCCTGGCGTCGGAGCAGACGCTGCAGGCGTACGAGGACGTCTTCCATCGCGCCGACGCCAGCGCGTACCCGGTCCTCATGCAGGCACACTGA